The following nucleotide sequence is from Flavimarina sp. Hel_I_48.
TAGGGCATTTTTTCTTCAAAATGAATGAAAAATTCCTTAAGGCCTGTAGGATCCTCAATTTCAGATTTTGCGCGATCTATTGATTCGAGCTCTTCGGTAGTAATTAATTGGTGCAGATCAATGGCTTCGCCATCGGTTTTTAACTTCGTTAAATGACCATATATTGTTCCCGGTGCCAGATCCCTTTTTTCTGAAATTTCTTCTATGGAAAGCCCTTCGTTAAAAAGTTCGTGGGTTATTTTATATGTATTCCCCTTATTCTTTTTTGACTTCCTTTTCTTAGGTTTTTCCTGTTCAAGTAGTTCCAGGAAACGAGTACCGTACTTATCCAGTTTTGCCTGTCCCACACCGCTTACCATGATCATATCGTCAAGCGTTTGTGGTTTTTTAGCTTCCATATCTTTTAATGTGGCGTCACTAAAAACAATATAGGCCGGCACCCCTTCTTCTTTTGCAATGGCCGAGCGCAGTTCCCTGAATTTTTCAAAAAGAATGCCTGTGGCATCATCAAGCGTTCTGGCCACGCTCACCGCTGGTTTTTCCTTAACAAGACGGGCCAATTGTATCTGTTCCCCTTCAAAAAGTACTTTTTTAGCCAAAGGGGTCAACATGAGTCGGCCATGTTCATGAAACCGTATTTCAAGAACCCCCTGATTGATCATCTGGATCACATACTGCTGCAAATCGCGCCAAGGGATATCACTTGCCGCACCGTATGTCTTTACACTTTGATATCCTTTATCAAGAATAGTGGCATTTTCTGAGCCACGCAACACGTCAATAAGCGTTCCCATTGCTTCCTGCTCCTTTAAGCGTGCCACGGCAGAACACACCTTTTGCGCCAGCACGGTACCATCTATATATTGGGGCGGTCTTTTGCATATATCACAGTTGCCACAGTCCTCATAAATAAATTCCCCAAAATAATTGAGCAGCGCCTTTCGGCGGCAGCTTAGCGCTTCGGCATATTGCTGCATGCGGTCCAGCTTGGCCAACTGGTATTCTTCCGTAGGGCTTCCTTCGGCAAATTTGCGCAACTGTACCGTATCTGCATAACTATAAAAAAGTAAGGTATGCGCGGGCAGGCCATCACGACCGCCACGCCCTATTTCCTGATAATAGCCTTCAATATTCTTCGGCATATTATAGTGAATTACCCAGCGTACATTGCTTTTGTCTATGCCCATACCAAAGGCGATGGTCGCCACGACTATTGGCGTACGGTCGTTAATAAAATCTTCCTGTACGCGCATGCGCTCTTCTGGGGTTAGCCCGGCGTGATAAGCTTCGGCCTTGTGACCGGCAGCGGCCAACTTCTCTGCCACAGATTCGGTATTTTTTCGGCTTAAGCAATAAATGATACCACTTTCATCCTGCCTGCTATCCAGAAAATCAAGAATTTGCTTGTTCCTGTTGTTTCCCGGTCGTACTTCAAGATACAGATTAGGACGGTCAAAAGAGGCCAGATGCTTCGTAGCCTGCGGTATGGCAAGCTGTTTCATGATATCATCCTGTGTCGCCTTATCTGCGGTAGCGGTAAGGGCGATCAAGGGCACATGGCTCATTCGTTTTTTTAAGTACGCAAGCTGGGTATAGGCCGGCCTAAAATCATGCCCCCAGGAAGAGATACAATGTGCTTCATCTACCGCAATAAGATTGATGGTAATGTTATTTAGATAATTATCCAAGAGGGAAAGGCTTTCAGGGGCAACGTAAATCAATTGCAATTTGCCGTTTTCCAGTTGGCTCAGGGTGTTTTTTTGTTCAATTTCTGGCTGGGAACTATTGAAATATGCTGCGGAAATACCATTCCCCCGCAAGGCATCTACCTGATCTTTCATTAGTGCGATTAGTGGGGAAATAACCAGTGCCGTACCTGGAAGTGCCAATGCCGGCAACTGAAAGCACAACGACTTCCCACCGCCCGTTGGCATTACCGCCATGGCGTCCCTACCCGCCATAATATCTGCAATGACCGACTCCTGATTAGGCCGAAAAGTATCGTACCCAAAATTAGTTTTAAGAAGTTGGAGCAGTTCGGTTTTTGTTTCTGTGGGTAAGGTTGTTGCTGGCATTCGGCAAAAATAGGGAATCTTGGAATTAAACTGGATAAAGAGAAAAGAATGGTTTGCTGAAGGAGGAGAAAGATTGGACTAGAACTAAAAAAAATGTCAACGTAGAAACTTTTTATTTAGTATGGTTTATTAAATTTTAAGAACACAGTTATATCCAAAAATCAAATAGTGTCTAAAAATGTCTTCCTTTAAATGAACTTTTAAAAAGAGAAAAATTTGGAAGAGTTTACCTACTAAAAAAAGTATTTCTAAATTCCCGTGGAGTACTATTGTTTGTTCTTTTAAATGCCAAGTTGAAACGGCTCATAGAGTTAAATCCACATTCGAAGGAAATATCGGTGATACTCTTGTCGGTCGTAACCAATTTCCGTTGGACCTGGGTAATTCTTTCCTGAACGATGTATTCGTTAAGCGTCATCCCAAAAGCCTTTTTAAAAACAACATTGGCATAGTCCGGGTGCAGTCCCACCTCGTTCCCGATATCTGTGGCCTTTATTGGTCGAAAATAATTTTGGGCTATATACATGGCCATTCGCTCTACATAACTTATGTCGCCTGAATGGATTTGTAAACCATTATTTTGCTTTTTTGGTAAAACCTTATCTGCCATTCGTATCAATCGTGCATGCATTTCGAGCAATACAGCCTCACTTCGATTTTTTGAAGACAGGTCCTTGATCCAGTTGTTTAGAAGAAATTCATCATGAATGGATTGTACCCCTGAATTTTCGGTGAGCACTTCTCCCTTAAGCACCCGGTCAACATAAAAAGCTGGAAGTTTCCATTCCAAGAATTGGGTCAAAGGAATTGTACAGACATAGTAGGGAGCGGATTTACCATAACTTACAATCTGGTGGGGAACGAGACCCCAAAACAACGCCAAACTATTCTCTGGAATGGTTGTTTTGGAGCCGCGAAATAAATAGGTCAAATTACCCTCGGTAAGGTAGTTGATCTCAATTTCATTGTGGCGGTCGGGTTTTTGCATCAAATTTGGCCTCCATAGTTCACAGGTCAATCCATAGGGACTAAACGCGCCACGCCCCTTATCAAACTTTTTTAAATTCTCGGGATACAGTATGTTATTTTCCAATTCGTATTATTTTATGTAGAAATACGAGACTAAATTTACACAATAATTCAATTTAATAGGACAATTTATATATTCAGAGAAATTAATTGTCAGAGAAAGCTTAACTCCATTGCAAAAATGAAAAACACTTGGGTCCCATTAATCTTCCTATTCCTATTTGCATCCCGTGTTTCTGCACAGGCCATACAAGAACAGGAACTTGAAGGCATATCCTACAGACCAAGGATCATAAACACTACCGATCTGGGTGCCGATCCCGATGATAAACAATCTATGGTGCGTCAATTAGTAAGCGCCAGCGAGTTTGATATCGAAGGATTGATCGTTGCCACCGGCTGTTGGAGAAAAACACAGAGCAATACCAAAATGTTGGACACAATTTTAGATGCATACGCAGCGGCATACCCCAATCTAAAAGTCCACGCGGATGGGTATCCCACTCCGGAATACCTAAGATCACTTTCAGTTATGGGTCAAACGGGTTATGGAATGGACGACGTGGGATCGGGAAAGGACAGTCCAGGTTCGGAATTAATTATCGCCTCGGCAGACGGGGACGACCCAAGGCCACTTTGGGTTATGGGATGGGGAGGCATGAACACTATCGCACAGGCGCTTTGGAAAGTACGTGATACACGATCTGATGAAGGTTTGAAAAAATTCCTGAGCAAGCTTCGCCTCTTTGATGTTCTTGGGCAGGACGACGCCGGTGCCTGGATCGCGAAAAACTTTCCAGATGTTTTTTACATCCGTGCTACCGGAGTATACGGTTGGCAACCGCCAAAAAATGGTGATTATCAACGTAATGCCATTCAAAACCATGGTCCCCTTGGCGCTGTTTATCCAGATACCCAGTGGGCCACAGAGGGAGACAGCCCGGCTTTCATGCATGTATATCCGAACGGACTCAATGATCCCGGACAAATTGACCAGGGCAGTTGGGGCGGTCGATTTGATCCAACCAGAAAAGCCGGTATTCGAAGCATGTCCGAGGTGGCAAAAATAGAGAATGATGCAGAAACACAATATGACCCCTACTATATGTACGGCAATACGGAAGAAGGTGCAGATGCGATAAAGCGTTGGAGCAAGGGCTACAATAACGACTTTGCCGCACGTATGGATTGGAGCATCATAAGTAATTATAAGGATGCCAACCACCACCCTGTTGCTGTGCTGAACGGGGATAGGACCAGAAGGGTTATGTATATGACCGCATCAGCTGGCAATAATATTGTATTGAGTGCCGAAGGCTCTACGGACCCCGATGGCAATTCGATTTCATATGAATGGTCTTTTTATGATGAGCCCAGTTCGTATGAGGGTTCGGTATCCATTATGAACGACAAATCTATGAAAGCTTCTATTGAGATTCCTGAAAATTCAAAGGGCAGGAATATCCATGTGATCCTTGAAGTATATGATAATGGTTCTCCCAACCTGTATGCATATCGCCGTATGATCATCAATGTAAATCCATAGCATTGTTGAAATGAAACTGAATTTCAAGTTAACGTTTCTGGCGCTTTGTACTTTTTTGAACATGCAAATCATGGGCAACCCAAGAACAGGTCTCCAATATAAAAATGTAGGCTTTCCCATAAACACCACAGGTGTTAATTCGAATTGAGGTGTAATAAAACCCAGGTTTTCTTGAACTATACAAGGTTTATTTCAGGATTTCCTCCAAAATGTCTTTTAAATTAACCTGGTTAGATTTGGAAACTAATGTAAGTCAAGGACACGTATTATAAAATTTTTACAGCCATTTTTCGACTTATATCTCTGTATCACTATCTTTATATCCTCAAACGGATATTTATAGAAGATCTCTCCGAAATAATCATATAACCGCACAGTATTCCAAAATGGAAATCGAGAAATTACATCATATTGCCATCATATGTTCGGACTATAGAAAATCAAAGCATTTCTATACAGAGATTTTAGGGTTTGAAATTGGTAGTGAAATATACAGAACGGAGAGAAAATCTTATAAACTGGATCTTCTTTTGAACGGACAATATTTAATTGAACTGTTCTCCTTTCCCAATCCGTCCAATAGGCCCACAAGGCCAGAGGCAACGGGATTGAGGCATATTTGTTTTAGTGTGAAAGATATTGGCAATGCGATGGAATATTTAAGATCAAAAAATGTTGTAACCGAACCAATTCGGATAGACGAACATACCGGTAGGAAATTCACGTTTTTCAGCGACCCAGATGATCTACCGATCGAGATTTACGAAATATGATAAATTTAGAAAAGTACATTGATGATGTAAATTCAAAATTCCCGCATATCAAAAACCTGCAGCCATGGGAAATTGTACATGATATGGAAAGTATTTTATTACAAAGAATAAAACTCTTGGGTGATGATTATGAGATCAACGACAATGTTGCCATTCATAGGACAGCCACAATTGAACAGGGCGTAATCTTAAAGGGTACAATAATCATTTCCGAAAATTGTTCGTTAGGTGCGAATTCTTACTTTAGAGGGCCGATATTTTTGAGCAGCTCCGTAAGGATCGGGCCAGGTTCAGAAATAAAGCAATCCATGATATTCAATAATACCGCAGTGGCTCATTTTAATTATATCGGAAACAGCATAATTGGACAGAACATAAATTTTGAAGCGGGTTCAATCTGTGCCAACCACTTCAATGAAAGAAGGGACAAACGAATTTTTGTGACCCTTGATGGAAAAAGTATAGACACTAAGGTCGAAAAGTTTGGATCACTTGTTGGCGACAATTCAAAGATTGGCGCCAATGCGGTACTGTCTCCGGGGACAATTCTGGAAAAAGATAGTGTTGTAAAACGGCTTGAATTAATTGAACAAACAAAATGACGGAAGTCAGGGTAATTTTTCCCAACAAAGCTGAATCATTTAAAAGTTTAGTTTTTTAGCCTATAAATGAACTTCAAAGAAAATTAGGTTAAAAAGAGATTTTGGGTATTTTAACCCAGGTTTATTTGAACTATCCACCGGGCTCTAAAGAGCCTTTTTAATGTCTTTATATTAGCAACATATATTGCTTCTTCTTCAAGTTAATTCTAGAAAGTCCCACCTAGAATTCATTTTCCCATAACTAATTATTAAAATTTCTATTAGAGTATCATTTTAGGATCTCAATCACTCACTTAAGTAAATTTTCAATAAAAATTTCGATAGAATAAAAGCTCGAATTTGAATACAGTAATGATTTTTGAATCAAATTTTGATATACATTTGATAGAGAACAAAAATGTTCAAAACAACCGGAAAAACCTAAAAGTCAATCATTCAACTTCAAAACTACAAATTAAAACCAATGAAAAAAAAAGTACTCTTTTTATCTATTTTCCTTTTAATGTGCGGCAGCGCGTTCAGCCAATTCAAAGTAGGTTTTCACCAGTCTAACCTTCCTTTTATAGCGCTGGGTTACGAAATTCAAGATCGATTTACTCCAGAATTGAGATTGGGCAGTGATCAATTTATTGAAGATCTTTCGATTGAGGCTGTACTAACTTACAAATTCATCAATAAGGAAGATTATAATTTCTATGGAGGCTTAGGTTATAAGACCACTATTTATGAAGGATTGGTAATTCCTATAGGTTTTAATTTTTACCCTTTTGAAAATAAAAAATTTGGTTTTCATATAGAAGCGGCCCCTATCCTACTAAATGCTGATATTCTACGGGGTAGTTTTGGAATACATTACCGTTTCCTTAAAAGCTGATAATAAAACAGCAAGAACGGAACAAAAAAACGCCCTGTTTTCCTCCAAAAATTGGATAAAACAGGGCGTTTTCTGGTGTATTAAGCCAGTTTTCTGACTAATCCAGTGCTTGTTCTAAGTCGGCAAGAAGATCTTCTTCATCTTCTATACCCACACTCAGCCGAATCAGGGAATCTTTAATCCCTATTTTTTCGCGCTGCTCTTTAGGAATACTGGCGTGTGTCATACTCGCAGGATGACCGGCGAGGCTTTCCACTCCGCCCAGGCTTTCTGCAAGGGTGAAAACTTTAAGTTTTTCAACCACTTTTACGGCGCCCTCCTTAGAATCTTCGGTCGTAGTAAAAGATACCATACCACCATAATCCTTCATTTGTTTTTTTGCAATGTCATGGTTGGGGTGATCCTCAAAACCTGGCCAGTATACATGATCAACCTTAGGATGATTCTTAAGGAAATGTGCTACCGCCTTACCATTTTCACAATGACGCTGTACCCGTATATGCAGTGTTTTTATTCCGCGAAGCGCTAAAAAACTATCCTGTGGACCGCAAATTGCGCCACTGGCATTCTGTATAAAATAGAGTCGGTCTGCGAGTTCATCATCCTTGACCACCAGCGAACCCATAACCAGGTCACTATGCCCACCTATATATTTTGTAGCGCTGTGCATCACGATATCTGCGCCCAGATCAAGGGGCTGCTGCAAATAAGGAGTAGCAAAGGTATTGTCTACCGCAAGCAAAAGATCGTTCTTTTTTGCCACCTGGGAAACCGCCTCGATATCAATAACATTCATCATGGGATTTGTGGGGGTCTCCACCCAGATCAACTTGGTATTTTCATTGATATGCTCTGCGATCTTATCTGCATCCTGCATTCCCACAAAGTGAAATTTCAACCCGAAATCTTCAAAAATCTGTGTAAATAACCGGTAAGAACCGCCATAAAGATCATTTGTGGAGATTATCTCATCCCCGGGCTTAAATAATTTAAGCACCGCGTCTATAGCGGCTAGACCAGAGGCAAAAGCGACACCATGCTTTCCATTTTCTATGCTTGCCAGGGATTTCTCAAGGGCCGCACGGGTAGGATTTCCGCTTCGCGAATACTCAAAACCCTTATGGCCACCCGGAGTGGTCTGGGAAAAAGTAGATGTTTGATATATGGGGGGCATCACGCTGCCGTATGCAGGATCTACGTCCTTCTGGCCACCGTGAATGGTTTTGGTGTTAAATTTCATAATATACTGTGTTTTTAATCTTTCGTTAAAAGTGCCGTAAAAATACCAAGTGGTTAGCGGAACGCCAAAATTGCCTGTATCTTTGGCCTATGTTTAACGTAAAAACCTGCTTTTGAAAATCTTTGCGCCCCTGTTTCTTGTTTTGTTGCTCCTAACCAGTTGCCAGGACGAGGCTTCTACACTTTCTTTTTCTGAAAAATCCTACACTACTGCTTCCCTGCCGGAATGTAAAGAGGACCTCTGCCCTAAAATTGCTATTCAGCTTTTAATGGCTGAAGGCAAATCGCCGCTGGCAAAGACCATTAACACTGCAATAGAAGAAAAAATCGCCACTGGCCTCGCTATTAGCCCGGAAGAAGAAGGAAAAATCAAAACCATTGATGAGGGCGTTACCAATTTTATAAAGGAATACAGAACGGCAAATTCAGAATTTCCCAACTTACCCTCTACGGAAGGCTACGAATTTACAAGCAACAGCAGCATAAGCCTGGAAACCGAAAGTTTACTTTCCATAGCGATTGAAATGTACAGCTACTGGGGCGGTGCACATGGCTATGGCAGTACTACTTATGTGAATTTTGACAAAAAAGATGGGAAGCAGCTTACGATGGACAACCTTATAAAAGATAAACAAAAGTTCAGGGAACTTGCAGAGCGGCTCTTCCGAAAAGAAGAAGATATTCCCGAGACCAGAAATATTAATAATACCGGTTATTTTTTTGAAAATGACACGTTTAGCCTACCCAATAATTTTGGGTTTGAAAAAGATACCCTTATCTTGATTTACAACCCCTACGAAGTTGCATCGTACGCTGAGGGGCAAATTACAATCAAAATCCCGAAAGCAGAGGCAGCCCCTTTTCTTTCCGTGCATTTATAGCGCGTTTGAGTGCGGTGATTGCGCCGTGGTGAATTCCTTCATGAAAATTATTGAATACAATGGCCTCTTCTATCGTGCTCAAAACAGAACCAGAGTTGGCCGTATAGGGTTTATACTTTTCAAAAAGTCCTTCATGAAGGTCTTTCCTTGTTTGTTCAACAGCGGGTATTAGCTTTGATTTTAGATACTGCACAGCTACGTTATCAATGTTTTTAGTAGGTTTTGTACCCTTTTTATAATTGGTGATCCACTCTTCTGCAATCACGGGGGTCTGGCCTGTAAAAGAATACATATACATTTGCTGATGTGCCAGCGTGTGCGCAATGTTCCAAAAAATATTATTGTTAAATCCGTAGGGATTGCGTTCAACTCTTCAAGAGCAAGATTTTCCAGGTAGCCAGTGAGGATCTCATGATTTTTTAAGGTAATATCAAGTGTATAGTCCATAGCGTAAATTTAAATTATATTTGCCCGCTGCTAAGAAGCCAAAACCCTTTAGAAGCCCAACCATAAAAGCATAAGTTTTGAAGAAAATATATTACCTCTCCACCTGCGATACCTGCAACCGTATTATTAAAGAAATTGAGCTCCCAAGTGCTTTTATCAAACAGGATATAAAAACAGATCCTATTACCGGGGAGCAACTAGAAGAACTTTACAACCTTGCGGGCAGCTACGAGGCTTTGTTTAGTAAACGTGCCAGGCTTTATAGAGAGCTTGACCTCAAAAATCAAAACCTTGATGACGATGCGATGGGCAATTATATCCTGGAACATTATACCTTTTTAAAACGTCCCGTTATCGTGAACAACGGGGATATTTTTATAGGGAATGCCAAAAAAACGGTCGCTGCTGCAAAAGAAGCCATTCACCGCAACGATAAAGAGATATAGTCTATAAAATTGATCCTAAAGTAATTTATTGACTTAGAGCCTGAGGTTTTTTACCGGCAGTGCGGGTATCTTCTTTTGTGATCGTTCTAAAATCTTCGGTTCTATCCAGCTGGGAAAGGTTGTTGTACAATGCTTCGGGCAATGTGGTCAATTTTCGGCTTTTAAGATCCATCCAGGCACCCATCATTTCGCAGCGCGCAAAATTGTTCCCTTCCGCATCATAAAAATTGTGTACGAATTCAAAAAACTTACCGCCCTCTGCAAGGCCTTTCAACTGTAAGGAAACCTGTACAGGCTTACCGGCAAATACTTCTTTAAAGTAATACATATGCTCGTAGAATACCACGGGACCCAGATTGAGCTTTGCCATCTCTTTCTGGCCAAAACCGTTTTCCATCAAATAACTCATACGGGTATGGCTCATAAAATTTATATATGCTGAATTGGCCAAATGCCTATTTGCATCAATATCGCTCCAGCGTATTTCAAAATCCTTTAAATACATAAATCGTTCTTAGGTTATAAAACAAAGGTATTATTTTTAAATCCCTAATTCTGTTGTAAATATCTTAATGGATTTGCCTTAAGCACCCTTAGGGTCTATTTTTACGAAAAAAATACGCGTATGTACATCAAAAGAAATATGAGCTGGAAACTCATATTTAGATATACCTGGAAGAATATCCTGTTTTTCGTCCTATACTGCCTTCTTATATTTTTTATCTATGAAATATTAGGGTTCTATTTTATTGGTTTTCCCTTTCAACCACTAACTGTGATAGGTATTGCGGTATCTTTTTATGTAGGTTTTAAAAATAGCCAGAGTTACGACCGTTTCTGGGAAGGTAGAAAGATATGGGGCAGTGTGGTAAATTACAGCAGGACATGGGCCATACGGGTAATCAGTTTTGTGGATACCGATGACGAGGCTTTTAATCAGCGCGTAAGGACTGAAATGGTACATCGTCACGTAGCCTGGATCAATGCACTGCGCGTGCAATTGCGCCAACCCCGGTCCTGGTCGCTAGAGCATGGTTTTTTTGCAAAAAGGCTCTTTGACAGCCATGCAGAGCGCAACATGTCCAGAACAGGTGCACATAATTTTATATCTCAAGTGGAGTATGAAAATATTAGGGACCGCCCTAATATAGCTACGCACCTGGTCAAGAATCAGGCAAATTCAGTGACTCAATTGCGCAAAGACAATGTGATTGATGCCTTTCAGGAAATGCAGCTGCAAGCAGTGCTTGAAGAATTTTATAATCTACAGGGAATGTGCGAGCGTATAAAAAACACGCCATTTCCCAGACAGTACGCTTATATGTCAAAAATATTTACATGGATTTTTGTCTTACTTCTACCTCTTGGTTTATTGAATATTTTTGAAGAACATGTGCAAAGTGACACGATACATGAAGGGTTAAAAAACCCGTTACTGTTTTTACAAATGATTCCTTTTGCGGTACTGATCATGTGGATTTTTACCACCATGGAAATGGTAGGTGACAGCAGTGAAGACCCGTTTGATGGACGTGCAAATGACGTTCCCATGACCGCACTTTGCCGCACCATTGAAATAGACCTGCGTGATATGCTCAATGAAAAACAATTACCAAAACCCATAGAACCAAAAGACGATATTCTTTATTAAAATTTCATCTGAAAGAAGCGCTAAGTATAATTTACCAAAGGCATTTCAAAACGTGAAAAAAGCATTGCAAAAAGCTTAAATCTTCGTTATCTTTCAAATTCATTTAAAACAACCGTGCCGCTTTACAAACTGTTGAGGCACAGGTTATAAAATTAAGACTAAAACCATTTATTCATGAAAATCCTTAAGAAATTAGCGCTTGTAGCCCTTGCTACCTTGCTTGTAAATTGTGGCGATGCCGAAAAAAAAGAAAAAGATGAGGTCAAATTAAAGTCCAATAACTCCGCAACAACTTCTTCAAAAAAAGAATCTGATGTTACCGAAGTTGTGTTGCTTGCCACAGATCAAATGCAGTTCAATAAAACTGAAATACGCGTACCTGCAGGTAAGCCTATAACCCTGACTTTACGCCATACCGGTACCATGGATGTAAAAGTTATGGGACATAATTTTGTATTGCTGAAAAAAGATACAGAGATTCCCGCTTTTGCAAATGCGGCCGCTGGTGCAGCAGAAAATGAATATATTCCTGACGGTACTGAGGCCGTTATTGTACATACTAAATTAGTAGGTGGTGGTCAGTCTGACACTATTGATTTTGACGCTCCAGAGCCTGGGACTTATGATTTTATCTGTAGTTTCCCCGGTCATTACGCTTTGATGAAAGGTAAATTCATCGTGGAGTAGGTCAAAGACCTGAAAATCATTCCATTTTTAGGCTAAAATCAAGCATAAATACTTGGTTTTAGCCTATTTTTTTTCATTTTAATCCTTATTTTTCAATAGAATAAAAGTGTTTTCTAACTCGTGAATAACTTACAATTAGCAACTTTAAGTAATGATAAAAAATCGCGACTATATATTCTTTTTGATTATAACATGTACTCTTCTTGCCGTATGCTCGTGTAAGAAAGAAGCTAAAAATCATACTTTGCAAATTACCAAATCACAAGAAGCACAATTTTTAAAGAAAGAACTAAATCCTATAGAACGCTACGAGGAATTGCTCGTAGATGTACAGATGCAGCGCATCT
It contains:
- a CDS encoding bestrophin family protein; the protein is MYIKRNMSWKLIFRYTWKNILFFVLYCLLIFFIYEILGFYFIGFPFQPLTVIGIAVSFYVGFKNSQSYDRFWEGRKIWGSVVNYSRTWAIRVISFVDTDDEAFNQRVRTEMVHRHVAWINALRVQLRQPRSWSLEHGFFAKRLFDSHAERNMSRTGAHNFISQVEYENIRDRPNIATHLVKNQANSVTQLRKDNVIDAFQEMQLQAVLEEFYNLQGMCERIKNTPFPRQYAYMSKIFTWIFVLLLPLGLLNIFEEHVQSDTIHEGLKNPLLFLQMIPFAVLIMWIFTTMEMVGDSSEDPFDGRANDVPMTALCRTIEIDLRDMLNEKQLPKPIEPKDDILY
- the azu gene encoding azurin, which codes for MKILKKLALVALATLLVNCGDAEKKEKDEVKLKSNNSATTSSKKESDVTEVVLLATDQMQFNKTEIRVPAGKPITLTLRHTGTMDVKVMGHNFVLLKKDTEIPAFANAAAGAAENEYIPDGTEAVIVHTKLVGGGQSDTIDFDAPEPGTYDFICSFPGHYALMKGKFIVE